The following coding sequences are from one Deinococcus betulae window:
- a CDS encoding response regulator transcription factor, whose protein sequence is MSALILIVEDEPQLAEVLEAYARQEGYRTERAADGHAALHAYRAISPDLILLDVMLPGRSGLDILKTVRASGSTPVILVTARAEETDQIVGLELGADDYVVKPFRPREVMARVKAVLRRATAVLEGGERPVRVGPLEIDRLAVAARVNGEALNLTPAEFRLLSHLAQAPGRAYTREELLSAALPGSEALERVVDAHLASVRRKLDAAQAGGLLHTVRGVGYRLEAAG, encoded by the coding sequence ATGAGCGCCCTGATCCTGATTGTCGAGGACGAACCCCAGCTGGCCGAGGTGCTAGAAGCCTACGCCCGGCAGGAGGGCTACCGCACTGAGCGCGCCGCCGACGGCCACGCCGCCCTGCACGCCTACCGGGCCATCAGCCCTGACCTGATCTTGCTGGACGTGATGCTGCCCGGCCGCAGCGGTCTGGACATCCTGAAGACGGTTCGGGCCTCTGGCAGCACGCCCGTCATCCTGGTCACGGCCCGCGCCGAGGAAACCGACCAGATCGTGGGCCTGGAACTGGGCGCCGACGACTACGTGGTCAAGCCGTTTCGCCCGCGTGAAGTGATGGCGCGGGTCAAGGCGGTGCTGCGCCGGGCCACCGCCGTGCTGGAAGGCGGCGAGCGCCCGGTGCGCGTGGGCCCTCTGGAAATTGACCGCCTGGCCGTGGCTGCCCGTGTCAACGGCGAAGCCCTGAACCTCACTCCAGCCGAGTTCCGGCTGCTGTCGCACCTGGCGCAGGCGCCGGGCCGGGCGTATACCCGCGAAGAACTGCTCTCGGCGGCCCTGCCGGGCAGCGAGGCGCTGGAACGAGTAGTGGACGCCCACCTGGCCAGCGTGCGGCGCAAATTGGACGCAGCCCAGGCCGGTGGGCTGCTGCATACCGTGCGCGGCGTGGGCTACCGCCTGGAGGCCGCTGGATGA
- a CDS encoding PspA/IM30 family protein, whose amino-acid sequence MTILDRLSRLLRANVNDLISRAEDPGKIIEQALRDMRAAYAEARSEVADAMSQNAKLEREASTNRRLGSEYEKKAEEALRGGSEELAREALRRAQNARDLATGFEEQLGQQTQTVEQLKTQLRALEAKIDEMESKKSLLAARQKTAQAGATLDRVSGFDKAGGAMDAFEEMEAKVQGLEDRNRAMSDLRQDNDFDAQLKDLGRGRELDDAFAALKAKVQGEPGSAGEKSGG is encoded by the coding sequence ATGACCATCCTTGACCGCCTGTCCCGCCTGCTGCGCGCCAACGTCAACGACCTGATTAGCCGCGCCGAAGACCCGGGCAAGATTATCGAGCAGGCCCTGCGCGACATGCGCGCCGCCTACGCCGAGGCCCGCAGCGAAGTGGCTGACGCCATGAGCCAGAACGCCAAGCTGGAACGTGAAGCCAGCACCAACCGCCGCCTGGGCAGCGAATACGAGAAAAAAGCCGAGGAGGCCCTGCGCGGCGGCAGCGAGGAACTGGCCCGCGAGGCCCTGCGACGCGCCCAGAACGCCCGTGACCTAGCCACCGGCTTTGAAGAGCAGTTGGGCCAGCAAACTCAAACGGTCGAGCAACTCAAAACCCAGCTGCGCGCCCTGGAAGCCAAGATTGACGAGATGGAATCCAAGAAGTCCCTGCTGGCTGCGCGGCAAAAGACCGCCCAGGCCGGGGCGACACTGGACCGCGTCTCGGGCTTTGACAAGGCGGGCGGGGCCATGGACGCCTTTGAAGAAATGGAGGCGAAAGTGCAGGGCCTGGAAGACCGCAACCGCGCCATGAGCGACCTGCGCCAGGACAATGACTTTGACGCCCAACTGAAGGACCTGGGCCGGGGCCGCGAGCTGGACGACGCCTTTGCGGCCCTGAAGGCGAAAGTGCAGGGCGAGCCGGGCAGCGCCGGCGAAAAGAGCGGCGGCTAA
- a CDS encoding TolC family protein yields the protein MKSVLLAPTRTALLLSAALLLGTAAAQSAVGLGSAVTATLGSNADVRTAQANLDKAQAASRAAQADPAALVAAKLTAKNSEAQAQAALRGARLSAVSSTISAYAALLEAQENVEVQTLQVAVDTKGVQVAQVKLNIGNATALDLTNAQNTLASSGQNLADARAQVNLAAARLGTLTGLGSSVRAGSAVTAPKLSATLASLQGGLGRLSSLVSAENEVASATLSVKLADNDFTPARTLQDAKTALANAQRSQDSAEKSAGQTLASAYQTAQNTYELLQVALSREAAAQKTYTQDSARLKSGTVSAVEVQAAQLTLKKAQYSRLQAQNNVLEALGALSVAAGQNLTGVGGTL from the coding sequence ATGAAATCAGTTCTGCTGGCCCCCACCCGAACCGCCCTCCTGCTGAGCGCCGCCCTGCTGCTGGGCACGGCCGCCGCCCAGAGCGCCGTGGGCCTGGGCAGTGCCGTCACCGCGACCCTAGGCAGCAATGCCGACGTCAGAACCGCTCAGGCCAACCTGGACAAGGCCCAGGCCGCCAGCCGCGCCGCCCAGGCCGATCCCGCCGCGCTGGTGGCGGCCAAGCTGACGGCCAAAAACAGCGAAGCGCAGGCCCAGGCCGCGCTGCGTGGCGCTCGCCTCTCGGCCGTCAGCAGCACCATCAGCGCGTATGCGGCCCTGCTGGAAGCGCAGGAGAACGTAGAGGTGCAGACCCTCCAGGTGGCCGTGGACACCAAGGGCGTGCAGGTGGCCCAGGTGAAGCTGAATATCGGCAACGCCACCGCCCTGGACCTCACGAACGCGCAGAACACTCTGGCGAGCAGCGGGCAGAATCTGGCCGACGCCCGCGCACAGGTGAATCTGGCTGCCGCCCGGCTGGGCACCCTGACGGGTCTGGGCAGCAGCGTGCGCGCCGGCAGCGCCGTTACGGCCCCCAAATTGAGCGCCACCCTGGCGAGCCTGCAAGGCGGCCTGGGGCGCCTCAGCAGTCTGGTCTCGGCCGAGAACGAGGTGGCGAGCGCCACCTTGAGCGTCAAGCTGGCCGACAACGACTTCACCCCCGCGCGTACCCTGCAAGACGCCAAAACGGCTCTCGCCAACGCCCAGCGCAGCCAGGACAGCGCCGAGAAAAGTGCCGGGCAAACCCTGGCCAGCGCCTACCAGACCGCCCAGAACACCTACGAACTGTTGCAGGTGGCCCTGAGCCGTGAAGCCGCCGCCCAGAAAACCTACACGCAGGATAGCGCCCGTCTGAAAAGCGGCACCGTCAGCGCGGTGGAGGTTCAGGCCGCCCAGCTCACGCTGAAAAAAGCTCAGTACAGCCGCCTGCAAGCCCAGAACAACGTTCTGGAGGCCCTGGGCGCCCTGTCGGTGGCGGCCGGGCAGAACCTGACCGGCGTGGGCGGAACGCTGTGA
- a CDS encoding ABC transporter ATP-binding protein codes for MTAVARPPVVDIQSVGKVYAQGDVVFEALKGVSVQIGQGELVALMGPSGSGKTTLMQIIGLLDRPSSGAYHLAGRDVTTLSENERAEARNEDIGFVFQAFHLLPRLNLLENVEVPLTYAGVPPRERRERALAVLERVGLADKARNLPSQISGGQKQRVAVARALAGRPRLLLADEPTGNLDTRTGEEVMALFGDLHAEGTTVVIVTHEDDIGAYAERVIRVRDGRIESDRRQVPKVAHRPPAVGSAP; via the coding sequence GTGACCGCCGTGGCCCGGCCGCCCGTCGTGGACATTCAGAGCGTGGGCAAGGTCTACGCGCAGGGCGACGTGGTGTTCGAGGCCCTGAAAGGGGTCAGCGTGCAGATTGGGCAGGGCGAGCTGGTAGCCCTGATGGGGCCGTCGGGCAGTGGGAAAACCACCCTGATGCAGATCATCGGGCTGCTGGACCGCCCCAGCAGCGGCGCCTACCACCTCGCCGGGCGCGACGTGACCACCCTCAGCGAGAACGAGCGCGCCGAGGCCAGAAACGAGGACATCGGCTTCGTGTTTCAGGCCTTTCACCTGCTGCCGCGCCTGAACCTGCTGGAAAACGTGGAGGTGCCGCTGACTTACGCTGGCGTACCCCCCCGCGAGCGGCGCGAGCGGGCGCTGGCTGTGCTGGAGCGGGTCGGCCTGGCCGATAAAGCCCGCAACCTGCCCAGCCAGATCAGCGGCGGGCAAAAGCAGCGGGTGGCGGTGGCGCGCGCCCTGGCAGGTCGGCCCCGGCTGCTGCTGGCCGATGAACCCACCGGCAACCTCGACACCCGCACCGGCGAGGAGGTGATGGCCCTCTTCGGCGACCTGCACGCCGAGGGCACCACGGTGGTGATCGTGACCCACGAAGACGACATCGGCGCCTACGCCGAGCGGGTCATTCGGGTGCGCGACGGCCGAATTGAAAGTGACCGCCGCCAGGTCCCGAAAGTGGCCCACCGGCCGCCAGCCGTCGGGAGTGCGCCGTGA
- the mnmE gene encoding tRNA uridine-5-carboxymethylaminomethyl(34) synthesis GTPase MnmE: MSSRTGLSDTIAAIATAPGSAGVGIVRVSGPGALAVADGLFRGRRAPSRTPGGRFLFGSFLDGAGEVLDEGLCLVFRGPHSYTGEDVAEFQTHGSPAVLGRALEAALRLGARPARPGEFTLRAYLHGRLDLTQAEAVLNLVQAQTDAARRQATLGLSGALRERVGGVTRQVTRTLAALQALLDYPEEGVPEEDRAAPLALAEHDLTELLRSAHAGQVATRGARLALIGRPNAGKSSLLNALLGYERSIVTPLPGTTRDYLEAGLELAGVPVTLVDTAGIRETGDQIEAAGVRQAVALAGAADLVLVLEDGSLPREDLGAEVPSAGRVLKVQTKADLPDAWHDPEAIAVSAVTGQGLSELRAAVEAALLGDAARGEAWLTTERQADAARRALGHIQAARDLPDDLAGYELEEGLRALAELTGQDVQEDVVDAVFRNFCVGK, translated from the coding sequence GTGAGTTCTCGCACGGGCCTGTCTGACACCATTGCCGCTATTGCCACCGCGCCGGGCAGCGCGGGCGTGGGCATCGTGCGGGTCAGTGGTCCCGGCGCCCTGGCCGTGGCTGACGGGCTGTTCCGGGGGCGGCGGGCGCCCTCGCGGACCCCAGGCGGCCGGTTTCTGTTCGGGTCGTTTCTGGATGGGGCGGGCGAGGTGCTTGATGAAGGGCTGTGCCTGGTGTTTCGCGGCCCGCACTCGTACACCGGGGAGGACGTCGCCGAGTTTCAGACGCACGGCAGCCCCGCTGTGCTTGGCCGGGCGCTGGAAGCGGCCCTGCGCCTGGGCGCCCGGCCAGCCCGGCCCGGTGAATTCACCCTGCGCGCCTACCTGCACGGCCGCCTGGACCTCACGCAGGCCGAGGCCGTGCTGAATCTGGTGCAGGCCCAGACCGACGCTGCCCGCCGCCAGGCCACCCTGGGCCTGAGTGGAGCACTGCGGGAGCGGGTGGGGGGCGTGACGCGCCAGGTCACGCGCACCCTGGCCGCCCTGCAGGCCCTGCTGGACTACCCCGAAGAGGGCGTGCCCGAAGAAGACCGCGCCGCGCCGCTGGCCCTGGCCGAGCACGACCTGACCGAGCTGCTGCGCTCGGCCCACGCCGGGCAGGTGGCCACACGCGGCGCCCGCCTGGCCCTGATTGGCCGCCCCAATGCCGGGAAAAGCAGTCTGCTGAATGCCCTGCTGGGCTACGAACGCTCGATTGTCACACCGCTGCCCGGCACCACCCGCGATTACCTGGAGGCGGGGCTGGAACTGGCGGGCGTACCGGTCACGCTGGTGGACACGGCGGGTATCCGCGAAACCGGCGACCAGATTGAGGCTGCTGGGGTGCGGCAGGCCGTGGCGCTGGCAGGCGCCGCCGACCTCGTGCTGGTGCTCGAAGACGGCAGCCTGCCCCGTGAAGACCTGGGCGCCGAGGTGCCCTCCGCTGGCCGCGTGCTGAAGGTGCAGACCAAGGCTGACCTCCCGGATGCCTGGCATGACCCGGAAGCCATAGCGGTCAGTGCGGTGACTGGCCAGGGCCTCTCCGAGCTGCGCGCCGCCGTGGAAGCCGCCCTGCTGGGCGACGCCGCCCGCGGGGAAGCCTGGCTGACCACCGAGCGCCAGGCCGACGCCGCCCGCCGCGCCCTGGGTCACATTCAGGCCGCCCGTGACCTGCCCGATGACCTCGCCGGCTACGAACTGGAAGAAGGCCTGCGCGCCCTGGCCGAGCTGACGGGCCAGGACGTGCAGGAGGACGTGGTGGACGCAGTCTTCCGGAATTTCTGTGTAGGAAAGTGA
- a CDS encoding SH3 domain-containing protein — MLNDSRRLWRVCCLASALLCSQAGAAAGWAAMATALLAEPNAKAAALRVVAAKETLDIVQCHTLWCQVRVGGQLGWVNRAAVNVKGDCPALLALGLKDIRRNEAAYSAERDPDHNGRACDQRDLLNMLGRR; from the coding sequence ATGTTGAACGATTCGCGCCGACTCTGGAGGGTCTGCTGCCTGGCCAGCGCGCTGCTGTGCAGTCAGGCGGGCGCTGCGGCAGGCTGGGCGGCCATGGCCACAGCCCTGCTGGCCGAGCCGAATGCCAAGGCGGCGGCGCTGCGGGTCGTGGCCGCCAAAGAGACGCTGGATATCGTGCAGTGCCACACGCTGTGGTGCCAGGTGCGCGTGGGTGGGCAACTGGGCTGGGTGAACCGCGCCGCTGTGAACGTCAAAGGTGACTGCCCGGCGCTGCTGGCCCTGGGGCTCAAGGATATTCGCCGCAACGAAGCGGCCTACAGCGCCGAGCGCGACCCCGACCACAACGGCCGCGCCTGCGATCAGCGCGACCTGCTGAATATGCTCGGCCGCCGCTAA
- a CDS encoding TolC family protein — MSRPPPSPLLLGLSLALLGGAAQAQTSPAQPSSAQTSAPPTDPRPYTLADAYAGLAQAPSVTRAALSVQVAVQNLAASRAALGLTVNVTGSANYAGPATTTAADGTVTTVGGTLSGSAGANVTLGLLPWSSAQSGLRTAERSLALAQANLHEAQVTTRLNAAQAYWTAALAGQDITLAGRTLAQRQRQLTVVQAQQAAGNATAETLLSAQAGVQGAQASLAQAQASLDGARRSLEAVLGTPLSGVTFAGDAPAAEEAPDLAALVARARTARSEVVSAQNALASAQDALATEERDTRLPDLNASVGYGGAGLGTVAATLNLKQGTLGGSYTLPLGSSSGSTSAVSSGSARLTASISGSYTIFSPAQQAQRSAAAAAVTQAELALTVAQQNAELDVRTRAATLQTNLAAVQSRQSALTLAAQSLDTARARLAAGTATADDVATAELAVAQAERDLLSARITASLSQTTLLNAAGGSQ, encoded by the coding sequence ATGAGTCGCCCCCCACCTTCCCCTCTGCTGCTCGGGCTGAGTCTGGCCCTGCTGGGCGGCGCGGCCCAGGCCCAAACAAGCCCAGCCCAGCCCAGTTCAGCCCAGACCAGTGCGCCCCCAACAGACCCCCGCCCTTACACCCTGGCCGACGCCTACGCCGGTCTGGCCCAGGCCCCCAGCGTCACCCGCGCCGCTCTGAGTGTGCAGGTGGCGGTGCAGAACCTGGCCGCCTCGCGCGCGGCGCTGGGCTTGACGGTCAACGTGACGGGCAGTGCCAACTACGCCGGCCCGGCCACCACCACGGCCGCCGACGGCACGGTCACGACGGTGGGCGGCACCCTGAGCGGCAGCGCCGGGGCCAACGTCACTCTGGGGCTGCTGCCCTGGTCCAGTGCCCAGAGTGGACTCCGCACCGCCGAACGCAGTCTGGCGCTGGCCCAGGCCAACTTGCATGAGGCCCAGGTCACGACTCGCCTGAACGCGGCTCAGGCGTACTGGACCGCCGCGCTGGCTGGCCAGGACATCACCCTGGCCGGGCGCACCCTGGCGCAGCGGCAGCGGCAACTCACGGTGGTGCAGGCCCAGCAGGCGGCCGGCAACGCCACTGCCGAAACCCTCCTGAGCGCGCAGGCCGGGGTGCAGGGCGCCCAGGCCAGTCTGGCGCAGGCCCAGGCCAGTCTGGACGGCGCCCGCCGCAGCCTGGAGGCGGTGCTGGGCACCCCGCTCAGCGGTGTGACCTTTGCCGGAGACGCGCCCGCAGCCGAAGAGGCCCCAGACCTGGCGGCGCTGGTGGCCCGCGCCCGCACGGCGCGCAGCGAGGTCGTGAGCGCGCAAAACGCTCTGGCCAGTGCCCAGGACGCCCTGGCCACCGAGGAGCGCGACACCCGCCTGCCCGACCTGAACGCCAGCGTGGGCTACGGCGGAGCCGGCCTGGGCACAGTGGCCGCGACCCTCAACCTCAAGCAGGGCACCCTGGGCGGCAGCTACACCCTGCCGCTGGGCAGCTCGTCGGGCTCGACTTCGGCAGTTTCGTCGGGCAGCGCGCGGCTGACCGCCAGTATCAGCGGGTCGTATACCATCTTTTCGCCGGCGCAGCAGGCCCAGCGGTCGGCCGCTGCCGCCGCCGTCACCCAGGCAGAACTGGCGCTGACTGTGGCGCAGCAAAACGCCGAACTGGACGTGCGGACCCGCGCCGCCACCCTGCAAACCAATCTGGCCGCCGTGCAAAGCCGTCAGAGTGCCCTGACCCTGGCCGCCCAGAGCCTGGATACCGCCCGCGCCCGCCTGGCCGCCGGTACCGCCACAGCTGACGACGTGGCGACCGCCGAACTGGCTGTCGCCCAGGCCGAGCGCGACCTGCTCTCGGCCCGCATCACAGCTTCCCTGAGCCAAACCACGCTTCTGAACGCCGCCGGAGGTTCTCAATGA
- a CDS encoding efflux RND transporter periplasmic adaptor subunit: protein MTVQTSPLRAAPPRRKHWPWVVGGLLLLGAVGGGVVYTRTRTASAAATAQPTTTTARVEAGVLRLSVSGPGTLEAAQTRTVGADLTATVGAVPAVGERVTKGQLVTTLQSDAVEQNVRTAQLNLDKARASLDATRASQASSVASRQSSVTQAQSSLTQSAQTLTDAQRTLAGQRQLAAIGAISSQALQEAQSAVTKAQQSVDSARASLSAAQTQAAAGGGSDTQALRSAQIAVQQAQDTLDAAAADRAGLKVYAPISGVVSAVTAGEGTVVNSGATILTLLDDTTLNLPVQIDETEIAGVQAGQQAEVTLDAFEDQTFRGEVVRVSPGATQSSGISVFTATVELKNPDRTLRAGMTAEAEIIQSEERGLLVPSKAIQTVRSRSYVEVPAAEPSAEPERVRVTTGETDDTNTVVLDGLEAGQEIVVPGSASSSRSSAAGSTRQTQDSGFGGAGGGPPAGGFPGGAP, encoded by the coding sequence GTGACCGTTCAGACCTCGCCCCTGCGCGCGGCCCCACCGCGCCGCAAGCACTGGCCCTGGGTGGTGGGCGGCCTGCTGCTGCTGGGCGCCGTGGGGGGCGGTGTGGTCTACACCCGTACCCGCACGGCCAGTGCGGCGGCCACCGCCCAGCCCACCACGACGACGGCCCGTGTGGAGGCCGGGGTGCTGCGCCTCTCGGTCAGCGGTCCCGGCACCCTGGAAGCCGCCCAGACCCGCACGGTGGGCGCCGACCTGACGGCCACCGTGGGCGCGGTGCCTGCCGTGGGCGAGCGCGTGACCAAGGGCCAACTCGTCACGACCCTGCAAAGCGACGCCGTAGAGCAGAATGTGCGCACAGCGCAGCTGAACTTGGACAAGGCCCGCGCCAGTCTGGACGCTACCCGCGCCTCGCAGGCCAGCAGCGTGGCCAGCCGTCAGAGCAGCGTGACCCAGGCCCAGAGCAGCCTGACGCAAAGCGCGCAGACCCTGACCGACGCGCAGCGCACCCTGGCCGGGCAGCGGCAACTCGCCGCGATTGGGGCCATCAGTTCTCAGGCGCTTCAGGAGGCGCAGTCGGCGGTGACCAAAGCGCAGCAGAGTGTGGACAGTGCGCGTGCCAGCCTCTCGGCCGCCCAGACGCAGGCGGCGGCGGGCGGCGGCAGCGACACCCAGGCCCTGCGCAGCGCCCAGATTGCCGTGCAGCAGGCGCAGGACACCCTGGACGCGGCGGCGGCCGACCGCGCGGGCCTCAAGGTCTACGCGCCCATCAGCGGCGTGGTCAGTGCCGTGACGGCGGGCGAGGGCACGGTGGTCAACAGCGGCGCGACCATTCTGACCCTGCTGGACGACACCACCCTGAACCTGCCGGTGCAGATTGACGAGACCGAGATTGCGGGGGTGCAGGCTGGCCAGCAGGCCGAGGTGACGCTGGACGCTTTCGAGGACCAGACCTTTCGCGGTGAGGTGGTGCGCGTTTCGCCCGGCGCGACCCAGAGCAGCGGGATCAGCGTGTTTACCGCCACGGTGGAGCTGAAGAACCCGGACCGCACCCTGCGCGCCGGCATGACCGCCGAAGCCGAAATTATTCAGAGCGAGGAGCGCGGGCTGCTGGTGCCCAGCAAGGCCATTCAGACGGTCCGGAGTCGCAGCTACGTGGAGGTGCCGGCCGCCGAACCCAGCGCCGAACCTGAGCGGGTGCGCGTCACCACCGGCGAGACCGACGACACGAACACCGTGGTGCTGGACGGCTTAGAGGCGGGTCAGGAGATCGTGGTGCCGGGCAGCGCCTCGTCGAGCCGGAGCAGCGCGGCGGGCAGCACCCGGCAGACGCAGGACAGCGGCTTTGGAGGTGCCGGCGGTGGTCCTCCGGCCGGCGGCTTCCCCGGAGGGGCCCCGTGA
- the ychF gene encoding redox-regulated ATPase YchF, which translates to MSSLAIGIVGLPNVGKSTLFNAITRAGALAANYPFATIEPNVGRVTVPDERLGALSKVFTKGERVPPIIPTFVEFVDIAGLVKGASKGEGLGNQFLANIREADAIAHVVRCFEDGNVVHVAGRVDPLDDIETINTELILADLAGLEKRLQNLQKKAKSGDKDAREQAALAEQLLAVLGEGKPARAGSYDAPIPKEFGLITTKPVIYVANVGEDNLTEDNEYVQQVRDYAAAEGAQVVKISAQIEGELAEMPEDEARAFLEELGVQESGLDQLVKVGYETLGLITFITSGEKEVRAWTIRRGEKAPEAAGEIHSDLERGFIRAEVIEWDKMVEAGGWAGAKSKGWVRTEGKEYVMKDGDIMNVLHNM; encoded by the coding sequence ATGAGTAGTTTAGCCATCGGAATTGTCGGGTTGCCCAACGTCGGAAAAAGCACGCTGTTTAACGCCATCACGCGGGCCGGGGCGCTGGCCGCCAACTACCCCTTTGCCACCATTGAGCCCAATGTGGGCCGCGTCACCGTGCCCGACGAGCGCCTGGGCGCCCTGAGCAAGGTCTTTACCAAGGGCGAGCGGGTGCCGCCGATCATCCCAACTTTTGTGGAATTCGTGGACATCGCCGGGCTGGTCAAGGGTGCCAGCAAGGGCGAGGGGCTGGGCAACCAGTTTCTGGCCAACATCCGCGAGGCCGACGCGATTGCCCATGTCGTGCGCTGCTTTGAAGACGGCAACGTGGTGCATGTGGCCGGGCGCGTGGACCCCCTGGACGACATCGAGACCATCAACACCGAGCTGATTCTGGCCGACCTCGCCGGGCTGGAAAAGCGCCTGCAAAACCTCCAAAAGAAGGCCAAGAGTGGCGACAAGGACGCGCGTGAGCAGGCGGCCCTGGCCGAGCAGCTCCTGGCCGTACTGGGTGAGGGCAAGCCGGCGCGCGCCGGCAGCTATGATGCCCCCATCCCCAAGGAATTTGGCCTGATTACCACCAAGCCTGTGATTTACGTTGCCAACGTGGGCGAAGACAACCTGACAGAAGACAACGAGTACGTGCAGCAGGTGCGCGACTACGCCGCCGCCGAGGGCGCGCAGGTCGTGAAGATCAGTGCCCAGATTGAAGGCGAACTGGCCGAGATGCCTGAGGACGAGGCCCGCGCCTTTCTGGAAGAACTGGGCGTGCAGGAAAGTGGCCTGGACCAATTGGTGAAGGTGGGCTACGAGACGCTGGGCCTGATTACCTTTATTACCAGTGGGGAAAAAGAGGTGCGCGCCTGGACCATCCGCCGGGGCGAGAAGGCCCCTGAGGCTGCCGGCGAGATTCACAGCGACCTGGAGCGCGGCTTTATCCGTGCCGAGGTCATCGAGTGGGACAAGATGGTCGAGGCCGGGGGCTGGGCGGGCGCCAAGAGCAAGGGCTGGGTCCGCACCGAGGGCAAGGAATACGTCATGAAAGACGGCGACATCATGAACGTGCTGCACAACATGTAA
- a CDS encoding sensor histidine kinase, whose protein sequence is MKRPVWPWRGGRPLALTLLLAMLLVVGVSVGSTFYFSNLAVQRQFQRLPEEVRAALRERQEAALRGETVAPTPPLPVIRTGSAADPFLDPWQSSPDVGGTVTLPAGTQATVEGGRRPRGWRDDLFRGPPNQTQDFLKEVQRSLLQVGLVAAVASALLAFLISRRVARPVSAVSRAAARLASGDLSARAPTPGGERELAALAQSFNEMAENLQTLEQERQQAVADIAHELRTPIAVMQARLDALEDGVYPLNTEQIALLSTQTQHLTRLVGDLRTLTLADAGRLTLEVRGLDLAALGAEVVRDLQDRAGARGVALTLQAAPAPMQADPVRVRQMTTNLIDNALRHAASRVNVEVESRGAEVLLHVEDDGPGIPEGSREAVFTRFTRLDSSRARDTGGSGLGLAIVRALAQAHGGRAGLGASARLGGARFTVALPAQGS, encoded by the coding sequence ATGAAACGCCCCGTCTGGCCCTGGCGCGGGGGCCGGCCCCTGGCACTGACCCTGCTGCTGGCCATGCTGCTGGTGGTGGGGGTGTCGGTGGGCAGCACCTTCTATTTTTCCAATCTGGCGGTGCAGCGCCAGTTTCAGCGGCTGCCCGAAGAGGTGCGCGCCGCCCTGCGCGAGCGCCAGGAGGCGGCCCTGCGCGGCGAGACGGTGGCGCCCACGCCGCCGCTGCCTGTCATCCGCACCGGCAGCGCCGCTGACCCCTTTCTGGACCCCTGGCAAAGCAGCCCCGATGTGGGCGGAACGGTGACCCTCCCGGCCGGCACGCAGGCCACCGTCGAGGGCGGCCGCCGCCCGCGTGGCTGGCGCGACGACCTCTTTCGCGGCCCCCCCAACCAGACGCAGGACTTTCTGAAAGAGGTTCAGCGCAGCCTGCTCCAGGTGGGGCTGGTGGCGGCGGTGGCCTCGGCCCTCCTGGCCTTTCTGATTTCGCGGCGGGTGGCCCGGCCAGTGTCGGCGGTGTCGCGCGCGGCGGCGCGGCTGGCCAGCGGCGACCTGAGTGCCCGCGCGCCCACACCCGGCGGCGAGCGCGAGCTGGCGGCCCTGGCCCAGAGTTTTAACGAGATGGCCGAGAACCTGCAAACCCTGGAGCAGGAGCGCCAGCAGGCGGTGGCCGACATTGCCCACGAACTCCGCACGCCCATCGCCGTGATGCAGGCCCGTCTGGACGCCCTGGAAGACGGCGTCTATCCGCTGAACACGGAACAGATTGCGCTGCTCAGCACCCAGACCCAGCACCTGACGCGCCTGGTGGGCGACCTGCGCACCCTGACCCTGGCCGACGCGGGCCGCCTGACCCTGGAGGTCAGGGGCCTGGACCTGGCCGCCCTGGGCGCCGAGGTCGTGCGCGACCTGCAAGACCGCGCCGGGGCACGCGGCGTGGCCCTGACGCTTCAGGCGGCGCCCGCCCCTATGCAGGCCGACCCGGTGCGGGTGCGCCAGATGACGACCAACCTGATTGACAACGCCCTGCGCCACGCGGCCAGCCGCGTGAACGTGGAGGTCGAGTCGCGCGGCGCCGAGGTGCTGCTGCACGTCGAAGACGACGGCCCCGGTATTCCGGAGGGCAGCCGCGAGGCGGTCTTTACCCGCTTTACCCGCCTGGACAGCAGCCGCGCGCGCGACACAGGCGGCAGCGGCCTGGGCCTGGCGATTGTGCGCGCGCTGGCACAGGCGCACGGGGGCCGCGCCGGGCTGGGTGCCTCAGCGCGGCTGGGCGGGGCACGCTTTACGGTCGCCCTGCCGGCCCAGGGGTCATGA